A window of the Brassica oleracea var. oleracea cultivar TO1000 chromosome C1, BOL, whole genome shotgun sequence genome harbors these coding sequences:
- the LOC106308062 gene encoding uncharacterized protein LOC106308062: MVESKSDIEEEQGMVVNGGGNSNLEVVMAFGPSHEAKLRELLHKLCSEEIKLCSDASKEFVKLLKGETGGDLLRLYFQKSPEFAELLEAWRIRHGKQGLHYIFSLIQTVLSHPEGKGRSTDIGTALDRFCLLLIQDKMDEICKGLNSKESKQQNAALGLLTSMVRRGSRLASEIAGKFDFKGFAKLAEYKTRGGGGNATRRACVVFAVSFLEVGKPRLLSDVLQKKEMYSKVLRGLGKDDDDDDTVAYALSTLSNKILVEESMVLPSLRSVLFGIATLEQLASISAREDDGGIVNELAHDVLVKVCTDPCNGLMPDETRKLTGNLERLLMFMKKLRATEIVYHRDLLLAIVKGRPSLASAFFEEFPYNVENFASPSWVSSISLAADLVSSVRNSFSFEFLNPDQRSTPSGGSEVQTIMKEVQTIMKCICPRPFSRLLITRGMLCRKFFVKHGTLRFLSETLLLWDSFVTASCSCSEQIQASLERDVMGEVKSFFPDSQVLLTELKSQSDASGIQKASLKRKAELKSGVVGREKRIKRSEKDVLDEVAGDIVIGGVGLAENPVDAQMLDGNEYLQNVSEIWASERCSKPVDSVEEAEMYLRIKIMDVLRIYVRTVPNVLEGSFDVFMKFLPNQRSSWLPAELQRAVLSFLNEYISWTPRSQSESIPTRMPPLMYMQLEVFVNLFLFSSDDEVKDLAYNLAVVAMSSTGSFDKNLSEIGAWFRFLQGFGKTKGPLKVQEAVQSTSAVVISFLYDAVRTVGKNMFKYLDIIKSSLSHLKGVSIGFSPLIVCVLQKCVKLLTVSKSLTFPEKSAISLYVCTTLKYLLQTQVDSRPLSCLVESVLSEVVDESKDSLCEWWPLRALLVFSKSLSDKKPFVLHSRRTIVRSADASFADTLDEIKGMVRRSSPDEIAGIVQSFSSALICARPESILENFDSVMAISWTLYGTSFSILQAMAFLEEDFLGDLSKLSPDLLVRGSELTGSRNLLEGTVYSEGGFDDDSFITEEIKSKMDVCDTESPAFPTFLEQLPFPELLTAIKNMDISWLPRVSKLLLLKVSHPKSDSFESIKLILFHLYHIRSSYKVQPSPVLCQLSEICLRLIKHLFSQISELEPSSDKVLAPSAKWKHQVAQTVLCHPVVMALLESPLDCGTLPQVQNVEMFSETSLATGRMVLSEIDQHIRDLLASTCEHFLFDERHIVQKGELRENKSIVAFKNLVETLLLEFRSKLELCVGTQSYAPLLQPSQVIHALLRFISPFKLFNLARSMLIDVEELASPNLSKIVSLGLDIAGGAFEMLTLYSQQPAAKRKTYDLLWDLEENNYDSNLLEEVYSLACRFSTCFGLVSADTCLLKVGGGIFRGKHNQHSSAHLLTLIISQIVGRTPEDLIIHCINQASMTRAKILFYLVESSPLHRSVFGHFFYTMLRKQQGDAALTDDQLIMLLPAVLSYLSPVFAKPEKPCSRCLDITSFYSNILRNGFLQWPKFSSGCIFEEKYEEILLSANEDIDTMFKASLLGKAVRMFQEHLAWTESPTKTEDLLKVFQSMFPHTSAGKEMLDCEIKEVDVQSVDCMFNVAIREVAKVELSRICLFPADSNFKRQAASCVKENSSEMGSNKDNLFTALLDYLVDRWQCVVKRFDGSFKGKSEEKQDKCGLLCKSLENFILRNILKFLEDMCEELVHLDSLPFLEGLMKSVLLYRFEDSMTLKILREIFCILSRGKYSYASYIQLLISHSQFTPTISSLSSSHTGDLFRPISSILKHLIIPSPSSVGVGSCRLQAPDYVKQLEIVKILRVLLSKCGKDSGIILKELHFLLLCSYGATLREMDIELYRLIRDIELIDEEHTLDVSETGYLWGKAALKMREGLRLSQDASDGGEDDLVEDLRQRLFKENLCVDPKICALTVLYFSYQRSAEVSDNSYLSDDPISEDIERYDPAFILRFSLHSLTVGYIEPLEFASLGLLAVAFVSMSSADLGMRKLAYDTLMMFLDVLESGTRNKQVKWIKLLLLCLKNGVEEPWQRIPTVSAVFAAEASLILLNSSHEHYVPIKKLLKSSPSLNLRGIPLFHEFLWSSAFNFKSQRLWELRLVCVGLKSDEDAILYIRNSILEDMMSFFSTPLADDETKGLILQVLRKSVKFHKTARHLVQNCGLFSWCSSLISMFTTKPIRDEDFRRLVVVLEVITDVLASRSGTEWLQEEEIKGPYEECVQKTIIESDHKKKRIAFPLEGLMEVSSRLCGLLGDGLVSVQENSTLVDLILQILSATLKISQNLRKMYQPHFTITIGGILQLFEAVANCDSPEVEASAERGLDTILMSTPPFELICMDADKLRRFLLWGTSTALKSDLKKGSKPSESHQDTKTLTEEPQEETMVAKFLRWLLASVILGKLYSKANDSEPAVLSKTTPESLLTLLEYFKTMNLEGSEMKSEHIIGEVIVYLQQLSSTSYSVLPSVVCALSSLLLRNGLEIAGSESDGDYKLIKSLCSRISSPPEATPDWRWSYHQARKDLSSEPARDLQKIDERHACQHLLLIFSDMLRVKPGESQKVLLHKSFDMSSLFDWERGLAET, from the exons ATGGTGGAATCAAAATCAGACATTGAAGAAGAACAAG GAATGGTGGTGAACGGAGGAGGGAACAGTAATCTAGAGGTGGTGATGGCTTTTGGACCGTCCCACGAAGCTAAACTTAGGGAACTGTTGCATAAGCTTTGCTCAGAAGAGATTAAGCTATGCTCTGATGCCTCAAAAGAGTTTGTCAAGTTACTAAAAGGAGAAACCGGCGGCGATTTGTTGCGTCTATATTTCCAAAAGTCACCTGAGTTCGCTGAGCTTCTAGAGGCATGGAGGATTCGACATGGAAAGCAAGGACTACACTATATATTCTCTCTTATCCAGACGGTGTTGAGCCATCCAGAGGGGAAAGGTAGATCAACTGATATCGGAACAGCTCTTGACCGGTTCTGTTTGTTACTTATTCAAGATAAAATGGATGAGATTTGCAAAGGATTAAATAGCAAAGAGAGTAAACAGCAGAACGCTGCGCTTGGACTGTTGACTTCTATGGTTAGACGTGGTTCACGTTTGGCGTCAGAGATAGCTGGGAAGTTCGATTTTAAGGGTTTTGCGAAACTGGCGGAGTATAAAACGAGAGGAGGGGGTGGCAACGCGACGAGGAGGGCTTGTGTTGTTTTTGCAGTATCATTCCTCGAAGTTGGGAAGCCGAGGTTGTTAAGCGATGTTTTACAGAAGAAGGAAATGTATTCGAAAGTCCTACGAGGCCTTGGGAAAGACGATGATGACGACGACACTGTGGCGTATGCCCTGTCTACGTTGAGTAACAAGATCCTTGTTGAAGAATCAATGGTTCTTCCTAGTCTAAGGAGTGTTCTTTTTGGAATTGCTACACTAGAGCAGCTAGCCAGCATTTCAGCAAGAGAGGATGATGGTGGGATTGTGAATGAGTTGGCCCATGATGTGCTTGTTAAAGTTTGTACAGACCCGTGTAATGGATTGATGCCAGATGAAACGAGAAAGTTGACTGGCAATTTAGAAAGACTGCTAATGTTCATGAAGAAACTGAGAGCAACAGAGATTGTTTATCACAGGGATTTGCTTCTAGCAATTGTTAAGGGTAGACCGTCTTTAGCTTCAGCTTTCTTTGAAGAGTTTCCATACAATGTGGAAAATTTTGCATCACCTTCCTG GGTTTCTTCTATTTCATTGGCAGCAGATTTGGTATCTTCAGTAAGAAATTCATTTTCTTTTGAGTTTCTCAATCCAGATCAACGTTCTACACCTTCAGGTGGTTCAGAAGTTCAGACTATCATGAAAGAAGTTCAGACTATCATGAAATGTATATGCCCCCGACCATTTAGCCGGTTGTTGATCACCAGAGGGATGCTTTGCCGTAAATTTTTTGTGAAACATGGGACCTTGAGATTCCTCTCGGAGACGCTTTTGCTCTGGGATTCGTTTGTTACGGCTTCTTGTAGCTGCTCTGAGCAAATTCAGGCTTCTCTTGAGCGAGATGTCATGGGTGAGGTGAAAAGCTTTTTTCCAGATTCTCAGGTGTTATTGACTGAGCTGAAGTCTCAGAGCGATGCTAGTGGAATTCAAAAGGCGTCTTTGAAGAGAAAAGCAGAGTTGAAGAGTGGAGTAGTAGGTAGAGAAAAACGCATTAAGAGATCTGAGAAGGATGTTTTGGACGAAGTGGCTGGTGATATCGTCATTGGTGGGGTAGGTTTGGCAGAGAATCCTGTGGATGCTCAGATGTTAGATGGAAATGAATATCTTCAGAATGTTTCAGAAATTTGGGCTTCAGAGCGTTGTTCCAAGCCTGTTGATTCAGTCGAAGAAGCAGAGATGTACTTGCGCATAAAGATTATGGATGTTCTTAGAATTTATGTG CGTACTGTGCCTAATGTGCTTGAAGGATCGTTTGATGTCTTCATGAAATTTCTGCCTAATCAACGTTCTTCATGGCTGCCAGCTGAATTGCAGAGAGCTGTCTTGTCTTTTCTAAATGAGTACATCAGCTGGACGCCAAGGTCCCAAAGCGAGAGCATTCCTACAAGAATGCCACCACTTATGTACATGCAGTTGGAAGTATTCGTGAATTTGTTTCTTTTCTCATCAGACGACGAGGTGAAGGATCTAGCGTACAATTTAGCAGTGGTAGCTATGAGCAGCACTGGTTCTTTTGACAAAAATCTAAGTGAAATTGGTGCATGGTTTCGGTTTCTACAAGGTTTTGGAAAGACTAAAGGACCTCTTAAGGTTCAGGAGGCTGTACAGAGCACGTCAGCAGTTGTCATCTCCTTTTTATATGATGCAGTTAGGACAGTTGGAAAGAATATGTTCAAGTACTTGGATATTATCAAAAGTAGCCTGTCCCATTTAAAAG GTGTATCAATTGGTTTCAGCCCCCTAATTGTCTGTGTTCTGCAAAAGTGTGTGAAGCTACTAACTGTATCTAAAAGCCTTACTTTCCCGGAGAAGTCAGCAATATCTCTGTACGTTTGCACCACGCTGAAATATCTTTTGCAAACTCAG GTAGATTCCAGACCACTCTCATGTTTGGTGGAGTCAGTTTTGTCTGAGGTGGTTGATGAATCTAAGGATTCTCTATGTGAATGGTGGCCATTGAGAGCGTTGCTGGTTTTCTCAAAATCTTTGTCAGACAAAAAACCTTTCGTCTTGCATTCCAGAAGGACAATAGTTCGATCTGCCGATGCTTCTTTTGCAGATACTCTTGATGAGATCAAAGGGATGGTGAGACGTAGTTCTCCGGATGAAATTGCTGGAATCGTTCAGTCGTTCTCTTCTGCATTGATATGTGCAAGACCTGAATCTATTCTGGAGAATTTTGATTCTGTGATGGCTATTTCTTGGACTCTCTACGGAACATCATTCTCAATCTTACAGGCGATGGCCTTTCTAGAGGAAGACTTCCTCGGAGACCTTTCAAAGCTATCGCCTGACTTACTTGTGCGAGGTTCAGAACTTACTGGGTCAAGAAATCTTCTTGAAGGAACAGTATATAGTGAGGGTGGTTTTGATGACGACTCATTCATAACTGAAGAAATCAAAAGTAAGATGGACGTTTGCGATACTGAATCTCCTGCCTTCCCTACCTTTTTAGAGCAGCTTCCGTTTCCTGAATTGCTTACCGCAATTAAGAACATGGATATATCTTGGTTACCAAGAGTATCAAAGCTACTGCTGCTAAAAGTTTCGCATCCCAAAAGTGATAGCTTTGAATCTATCAAGTTAATACTCTTCCATCTCTACCATATACGATCCTCTTACAAGGTTCAACCATCTCCGGTACTCTGTCAACTCTCTGAGATCTGCTTACGTCTCATCAAGCACTTGTTCTCTCAAATATCAGAGCTGGAACCTTCTTCAGATAAAGTGCTTGCTCCTTCTGCAAAGTGGAAGCATCAAGTGGCCCAGACTGTTCTTTGCCACCCAGTTGTGATGGCACTGTTGGAGAGTCCCTTGGATTGTGGCACATTACCTCAAGTGCAGAATGTTGAGATGTTTTCAGAAACGTCACTGGCAACGGGGAGGATGGTTCTTAGTGAAATAGATCAGCACATCCGTGATCTATTGGCTTCTACTTGTGAGCATTTTTTGTTTGATGAGAGACACATTGTGCAGAAAGGGGAACTCAGGGAGAATAAGTCGATTGTGGCTTTTAAAAACTTGGTGGAAACACTTCTCTTGGAATTCAGAAGCAAGTTGGAGCTTTGTGTTGGTACTCAAAGTTACGCGCCGCTTCTACAACCATCACAAGTAATTCATGCTTTGTTGAGGTTTATATCACCTTTTAAACTCTTTAATCTTGCTCGCTCCATGCTGATTGATGTGGAAGAATTGGCAAGCCCAAATTTGAGTAAGATTGTCAGTTTGGGATTGGATATTGCTGGCGGGGCTTTCGAAATGCTTACATTGTATTCACAGCAGCCGGCTGCTAAGAGAAAGACATATGATTTGCTATGGGATTTAGAAGAAAATAATTATGACAGTAACCTCCTTGAGGAAGTCTATAGCCTAGCATGCAGGTTTTCTACCTGTTTTGGTTTGGTTTCGGCAGACACGTGTTTGCTTAAAGTTGGGGGTGGCATTTTCAGGGGGAAACATAATCAGCATAGTAGTGCTCACCTGTTGACCTTGATAATCTCACAGATTGTTGGTAGAACCCCTGAAGACTTGATTATCCATTGCATTAACCAGGCAAGCATGACCAGAGCCAAGATATTGTTTTATCTTGTGGAGTCCAGTCCCTTGCATCGGTCAGTCTTTGGACACTTTTTCTATACTATGCTACGTAAGCAACAGGGTGACGCTGCGCTTACTGATGATCAGCTTATCATGCTTCTGCCTGCTGTGCTATCCTATCTGTCACCGGTTTTTGCTAAACCCGAGAAACCGTGTAGTAGATGTTTGGATATAACTTCATTTTATTCAAATATACTAAGAAATGGTTTTCTACAATGGCCGAAGTTTTCTTCTGGGTGCATCTTTGAAGAGAAATATGAAGAGATTCTTCTGTCGGCGAATGAGGATATCGACACTATGTTCAAGGCGAGTCTTCTTGGGAAGGCAGTACGTATGTTTCAGGAGCACTTGGCCTGGACTGAAAGTCCAACTAAAACAGAAGATCTCTTAAAGGTATTCCAGTCCATGTTTCCTCACACTAGTGCTGGCAAAGAGATGTTGGATTGCGAAATTAAGGAAGTGGACGTTCAGTCTGTTGACTGTATGTTCAATGTTGCCATCCGTGAAGTTGCCAAAGTCGAACTCTCAAGGATCTGCTTGTTTCCTGCGGATAGCAATTTCAAACGTCAAGCAGCTAGTTGTGTGAAGGAGAACTCCTCAGAAATGGGATCCAACAAAGATAATTTATTCACGGCGTTATTGGATTACTTAGTTGATAGGTGGCAATGTGTTGTCAAGAGATTTGATGGTTCTTTTAAAGGGAAGTCCGAGGAGAAACAAGACAAATGTGGGTTGCTGTGCAAAAGTCTTGAAAACTTCATTCTGAGAAATATTCTAAAGTTTTTGGAAGACATGTGCGAGGAGCTTGTTCACTTGGATTCCCTTCCTTTCCTGGAGGGACTGATGAAGTCAGTTCTTCTGTACAGATTTGAGGACTCGATGACATTGAAGATACTGAGGGAAATTTTCTGCATATTGTCTAGAGGAAAGTACTCATATGCGTCATATATACAACTCCTAATATCTCACTCTCAGTTTACACCGACTATCAGTTCTCTATCATCCTCACACACTGGTGATTTATTTAGGCCTATCTCCAGCATTCTAAAACATCTTATCATCCCAAGTCCAAGTTCTGTCGGAGTTGGAAGTTGTCGTCTCCAAGCACCTGACTATGTGAAGCAGTTGGAGATTGTCAAAATTCTCAGAGTGCTGCTCTCCAAATGTGGAAAAGATTCAGGAATCATTCTGAAAGAACTGCATTTTCTTCTTCTGTGTTCTTATGGTGCAACACTAAGAGAAATGGACATAGAGCTCTACAGGCTGATACGTGATATCGAATTAATTGACGAAGAGCACACGCTAGATGTTTCTGAAACAGGTTATTTGTGGGGCAAAGCTGCCTTGAAAATGAGAGAGGGACTACGTCTCTCTCAGGATGCATCTGACGGTGGTGAAGATGATTTAGTGGAAGATCTCCGACAGAGACTTTTCAAAGAGAATCTTTGTGTTGATCCCAAAATATGTGCTCTAACTGTTTTGTATTTTTCTTATCAACGGAGCGCAGAGGTATCTGATAACTCTTACCTATCTGACGATCCAATAAGCGAG GACATTGAACGATATGATCCGGCTTTCATCCTGCGATTCTCACTACACTCATTGACCGTGGGATATATTGAACCTTTGGAATTCGCTAGTTTAGGCTTGCTTGCAGTTGCATTTGTGAGCATGTCTTCAGCAGATCTTGGGATGAGAAAATTGGCCTATGACACTCTTATGATGTTTCTGGATGTTCTTGAG AGTGGTACGAGGAATAAGCAAGTAAAGTGGATTAAGCTTCTTCTGCTGTGTCTGAAAAATGGAGTTGAGGAACCATGGCAAAGAATCCCAACTGTTTCTGCTGTTTTTGCCGCTGAGGCATCTCTGATATTGTTGAATTCTTCTCACGAACATTATGTTCCCATAAAAAAACTGTTGAAGAGCTCACCTTCACTGAATCTTAGG GGAATACCTTTGTTTCATGAATTTTTGTGGAGCAGTGCATTTAACTTTAAATCACAGAGGCTTTGGGAACTTCGCCTAGTGTGCGTAGGCTTGAAATCAGATGAAGATGCTATACTCTACATTAGAAACTCCATCCTTGAGGATATGATGAGTTTTTTCTCAACTCCTCTTGCTGATGATGAAACTAAAGGACTAATCCTTCAG GTTTTGAGGAAGTCAGTCAAATTCCATAAGACGGCCAGACATCTAGTTCAAAATTGTGGTCTGTTTTCATGGTGTTCATCACTTATCTCAATGTTTACTACAAAGCCCATTAGAGACGAAGATTTTCGCCGCTTGGTGGTTGTCTTGGAG GTTATAACTGATGTTCTTGCCTCCCGAAGCGGTACAGAGTGGTTGCAAGAGGAAGAGATAAAAGGGCCCTATGAAGAATGTGTTCAGAAAACCATAATAGAGTCCGACCACAAAAAAAAACGAATTGCATTTCCCCTCGAAGGGCTAATGGAAGTCTCATCGCGATTATGCGGACTTTTAGGTGATGGATTGGTTTCAGTACAAGAAAATAGTACTTTGGTTGATTTAATTCTGCAGATACTGTCTGCTACTCTAAAGATATCACAGAACCTACGAAAAATGTACCAGCCACATTTCACCATCACTATCGGTGGGATATTACAACTCTTTGAGGCTGTTGCTAACTGCGATTCTCCTGAAGTCGAAGCTAGTGCAGAGCGTGGGCTTGATACTATATTAATGAGCACCCCACCATTTGAACTTATATGCATG GACGCAGACAAGCTGAGAAGGTTTCTTTTGTGGGGAACCTCGACAGCCTTGAAGAGTGATCTTAA